One genomic window of Methanosarcina acetivorans C2A includes the following:
- a CDS encoding response regulator produces the protein METWTAFKPVDILLVEDNKGDVGLIEEVFESSKVRNKLYVVEDGEEAVHFLLREGKFSDVPRPGIILLDLNLPKKDGREVLEEIKEDDDLKNIPVVVLTTSRAEEDILESYKLHANAYVTKPVDFDQFIKVIKSIENFWLEVVNLT, from the coding sequence ATGGAAACATGGACGGCATTTAAACCGGTAGATATTCTTTTGGTGGAAGATAACAAAGGAGATGTTGGGTTAATCGAAGAAGTCTTCGAAAGCTCAAAAGTCCGGAATAAACTTTATGTTGTAGAAGACGGAGAAGAGGCGGTACATTTCTTACTTAGAGAGGGAAAATTTTCAGATGTCCCACGCCCGGGAATAATTCTCCTCGATTTGAATTTACCGAAAAAAGACGGACGTGAGGTCCTTGAAGAAATAAAGGAAGATGATGACCTGAAGAATATACCTGTGGTAGTTCTAACCACTTCCAGAGCTGAAGAAGACATACTTGAGTCTTATAAGCTTCATGCCAATGCATATGTCACCAAGCCTGTAGACTTTGACCAATTCATAAAGGTAATTAAATCCATAGAAAACTTCTGGCTTGAAGTCGTAAATCTTACTTAA
- a CDS encoding response regulator: protein MKTKVAAKPIEILLVEDSEGDVGLIEEVFEEAKIRNNLHIVEDGEEAILFLRGEKQFSGISRPDIILLDLNLPKKDGREVLEEIKEDDDLKNIPVVVLTTSKAEEDVLKSYNLHANAYVTKPVDFDQFIRVIKSIEDFWLEVVKLPSK, encoded by the coding sequence ATGAAAACAAAGGTAGCTGCCAAACCTATAGAAATTCTTTTAGTAGAGGATAGTGAAGGAGACGTCGGGTTAATTGAAGAGGTTTTCGAAGAGGCAAAAATCAGGAACAATCTTCACATCGTAGAGGACGGAGAAGAAGCAATACTCTTTTTACGCGGGGAAAAGCAGTTTTCTGGCATTTCACGCCCGGATATAATCCTTCTGGATCTGAATTTGCCGAAAAAAGACGGACGAGAGGTCCTTGAAGAAATAAAGGAAGATGATGACCTGAAGAATATACCTGTGGTAGTTCTAACCACTTCCAAGGCTGAAGAAGACGTACTTAAATCCTATAATCTTCACGCCAACGCATATGTTACTAAACCTGTCGACTTTGATCAATTCATAAGGGTAATTAAATCCATAGAAGATTTCTGGCTCGAAGTTGTGAAACTACCGTCAAAATAA